One genomic window of Thioclava sp. GXIMD4216 includes the following:
- the trxB gene encoding thioredoxin-disulfide reductase, which yields MSETTKKTKLLIIGSGPAGYTAGVYASRAMLQPVLVQGLQPGGQLTITTEVENWPGHTEVQGPDLMVQMEEHARAMGTEIIGDYITSLDLGARPFTAQGDSGTTYVADAVVLATGAQAKWLGLPSEDKFQGFGVSACATCDGFFYRGKEVVVIGGGNTAVEEALFLTNFASKVTVIHRRDSFRAEKILQERLFKNPKVEVVWNHTVEEVLGTEAPLGVTGVRVKSTADGAEREIPCDGFFVAIGHAPASELVKDQLKLQEGGYVWVEPGSTRTSIEGVFAAGDLTDHTYRQAVTSAGMGCMAALDAERWLAEQGLAE from the coding sequence ATGTCCGAGACGACCAAGAAAACAAAACTGCTCATCATCGGCTCCGGCCCCGCTGGCTATACCGCAGGCGTCTATGCCTCGCGCGCCATGCTCCAGCCCGTTCTGGTGCAGGGCCTGCAACCGGGCGGCCAGCTGACCATCACCACCGAGGTCGAGAACTGGCCCGGCCATACCGAGGTCCAAGGCCCTGACCTGATGGTGCAGATGGAAGAGCACGCCCGCGCGATGGGCACCGAGATCATCGGTGATTACATCACCTCGCTCGATCTGGGCGCACGCCCCTTCACCGCGCAGGGCGACTCGGGCACCACCTATGTGGCCGATGCGGTCGTGCTGGCCACCGGCGCTCAGGCAAAATGGCTGGGCCTGCCCTCGGAAGACAAGTTCCAGGGCTTCGGCGTGTCGGCCTGCGCCACCTGCGACGGATTCTTCTATCGCGGCAAGGAGGTCGTGGTGATCGGCGGCGGCAATACGGCGGTGGAAGAGGCGCTCTTCCTGACCAATTTCGCCTCCAAGGTCACCGTGATCCACCGCCGCGACAGCTTCCGCGCCGAGAAGATCCTGCAAGAACGCCTGTTCAAGAACCCCAAGGTCGAGGTGGTCTGGAACCACACCGTTGAAGAAGTTCTTGGCACCGAGGCGCCCCTGGGCGTGACCGGCGTGCGGGTGAAATCCACCGCCGATGGCGCCGAGCGCGAAATCCCCTGTGACGGTTTCTTCGTGGCCATCGGCCATGCGCCCGCTTCGGAACTGGTGAAGGACCAGCTCAAACTGCAGGAGGGCGGCTATGTCTGGGTCGAGCCGGGTTCGACCCGCACCTCGATCGAGGGCGTCTTTGCCGCAGGCGATCTGACCGACCACACCTACCGTCAGGCCGTCACCTCGGCGGGCATGGGCTGCATGGCCGCACTAGATGCCGAACGCTGGCTGGCCGAACAGGGTCTGGCCGAATAA
- a CDS encoding Hint domain-containing protein gives MADTSSWGWYSSSTWPGYSAASQDNLNASGNGRSVDPAGYTEITLHDTNNDGIIWDYDTDDVHSPDPAEYISGPSLNLYPQEIALYTNSTMVVNGVTYSGLEIEVTLFTDGTWGARLMDSSIPAGVHYSNVQSITLGTWDGVEYDGVTIAHVDAPFVCFAQDTRIMTVDGPRPVQNLTPRDRLITPHGPPARILWIGCREVAALGRAAPIRFAKGILGNTRALLVSAHHRVLVSHPALEDLTGYRQGLAAARHLVGLRSGIQPVAYPRLRYWHILTEHHQVIMAEGAWAETLYPGTEAWAMLGPACQKLIRQSLPQLSRLPADYGPLAYPALSGRICRELGPALLPHTQSRGLEKGVA, from the coding sequence ATGGCAGATACATCTTCTTGGGGATGGTATTCCTCCAGCACATGGCCGGGCTATTCCGCAGCCTCGCAGGACAACCTCAATGCCAGCGGAAATGGCCGCTCGGTCGATCCGGCAGGCTATACCGAAATCACGCTACATGACACCAATAATGACGGGATTATCTGGGACTACGACACCGATGATGTGCATAGCCCCGATCCCGCCGAATATATCTCGGGCCCCTCGCTCAACCTCTATCCGCAGGAAATCGCGCTTTATACCAACTCGACGATGGTGGTGAACGGGGTCACCTATAGCGGACTGGAGATCGAGGTCACGCTGTTCACCGATGGCACATGGGGCGCCCGCCTGATGGACAGCTCCATTCCGGCGGGGGTGCATTACAGCAATGTCCAGTCCATCACATTGGGCACATGGGACGGGGTAGAATATGATGGCGTGACCATCGCCCATGTCGATGCCCCCTTCGTCTGCTTTGCGCAGGACACCCGCATCATGACAGTCGATGGCCCCCGCCCCGTGCAAAACCTGACCCCGCGCGACAGGCTGATCACCCCTCACGGTCCGCCCGCCCGTATTCTCTGGATCGGTTGCCGCGAGGTCGCGGCCCTCGGGCGCGCCGCGCCTATCCGCTTTGCGAAAGGCATATTGGGCAACACGCGGGCGCTGCTTGTTTCGGCCCACCATCGGGTGCTGGTCAGCCATCCCGCCTTAGAAGACCTTACGGGATACAGGCAGGGTCTGGCTGCGGCGCGTCACCTTGTCGGGCTCAGGTCCGGCATCCAGCCCGTCGCCTATCCGCGGCTGCGATACTGGCACATCCTGACCGAGCATCATCAGGTCATCATGGCCGAAGGCGCATGGGCCGAAACCCTCTATCCCGGCACCGAGGCATGGGCGATGCTCGGCCCCGCCTGCCAGAAGCTGATCCGGCAATCGCTGCCCCAGCTTTCCCGCCTACCCGCAGATTACGGCCCGCTGGCCTATCCGGCCCTCTCCGGCAGAATTTGCCGCGAACTGGGTCCGGCGCTGCTGCCACATACCCAATCGCGGGGCCTGGAAAAAGGCGTGGCCTGA
- a CDS encoding DUF1150 family protein, giving the protein MHTKFDFAPEGQTDRIAYIRAVDAGDLPEEVKAQLGDVKQLYALHSSDGERLALVRDREMAFILARQNDLAPVTVH; this is encoded by the coding sequence ATGCATACGAAATTCGACTTTGCGCCCGAAGGCCAGACGGACCGGATTGCCTATATCCGTGCGGTGGATGCGGGCGATCTGCCCGAGGAGGTGAAAGCCCAGCTGGGCGATGTCAAACAGCTTTACGCGCTGCATTCTTCTGACGGCGAGCGGCTGGCCTTGGTCCGTGACCGCGAAATGGCCTTTATCCTTGCGCGGCAGAACGACCTTGCGCCTGTGACGGTGCATTGA
- a CDS encoding Hsp20 family protein, whose product MTKLGFGSHPYLLGFDQLERLVERTAKTGSDAYPPYNIEQSGPDCYRITLAVAGFAEEDLSITMEDRALVIRGRQGEDGADRVYLYRGIAARAFQRSFVLADGVDVAGASMENGLLHVDLRRVVPDPVVQTIPISKK is encoded by the coding sequence ATGACGAAACTAGGCTTTGGGTCGCATCCGTATCTGCTGGGCTTTGACCAGCTGGAACGATTGGTGGAACGGACGGCCAAAACAGGGTCGGATGCCTATCCGCCCTATAATATCGAACAGTCGGGGCCGGATTGCTACCGGATCACTCTGGCGGTGGCGGGATTTGCCGAAGAGGATCTGTCGATCACGATGGAGGATCGCGCGCTTGTGATCCGTGGTCGGCAGGGTGAAGACGGTGCGGACCGCGTTTATCTTTACCGTGGAATCGCTGCACGCGCCTTCCAGCGCAGCTTCGTGCTGGCGGATGGGGTCGATGTGGCGGGCGCGTCGATGGAAAACGGGCTCTTGCATGTCGATCTGCGGCGGGTGGTGCCCGATCCCGTCGTGCAGACGATCCCGATCTCGAAAAAATAA
- a CDS encoding DUF465 domain-containing protein, translating to MNAHVEMEHEEVLRVKLAVLRQEHRDLDEAIAALQAVAHCDQLRLSRMKRQKLQLKDEIARIEDKLIPDILA from the coding sequence ATGAATGCGCATGTCGAAATGGAACACGAAGAAGTCCTGCGGGTCAAACTTGCGGTGCTACGTCAGGAACATCGCGATCTTGATGAAGCCATTGCAGCCCTTCAGGCTGTGGCCCATTGCGACCAGTTGCGTCTGTCGCGCATGAAGCGGCAGAAGCTGCAACTGAAAGACGAGATCGCCCGTATCGAAGACAAACTGATCCCCGACATCCTCGCCTAA
- the purE gene encoding 5-(carboxyamino)imidazole ribonucleotide mutase: MGVKVGIIMGSQSDWPTMKGAAQILDDLGVSYETKIVSAHRTPDRLWTYGKTAVERGLQVIIAGAGGAAHLPGMMASKTRVPVIGVPVQTKALSGVDSLYSILQMPKGYPVATMAIGSAGAPNAALLAAGILALQDAALAERLDTWRTTLSDSIPDEPQDVHP, translated from the coding sequence TTGGGCGTAAAAGTCGGAATCATCATGGGGAGCCAGTCCGATTGGCCGACCATGAAGGGCGCAGCACAGATCCTTGACGATCTCGGGGTCAGCTACGAGACGAAGATCGTTTCGGCACATAGAACACCCGATCGCCTGTGGACCTATGGCAAGACCGCTGTCGAGCGCGGGCTGCAAGTGATCATCGCAGGTGCAGGCGGCGCGGCCCACCTGCCCGGCATGATGGCCTCCAAGACCCGTGTGCCCGTGATCGGTGTGCCGGTGCAGACAAAGGCGCTTTCGGGGGTCGATAGCCTCTATTCCATCCTCCAGATGCCCAAAGGCTACCCTGTGGCCACAATGGCGATCGGTTCTGCCGGTGCGCCCAATGCGGCCCTTCTGGCAGCGGGCATTCTGGCGCTTCAGGACGCGGCGCTGGCCGAGCGGCTGGACACATGGCGCACGACCCTGTCCGACTCGATCCCTGACGAGCCGCAGGACGTTCATCCATGA
- a CDS encoding 5-(carboxyamino)imidazole ribonucleotide synthase, producing the protein MTDISLQPGAMIGILGGGQLGRMLSVAASRLGFKTHIFEPGANPPAADVAHQVTTASYEDAEALRAFARSVDVITYEFENIPTSALDILEAIRPLHPNRRALATSQDRIIEKSFLGEIGLKTAPWAKVTDTVSLDAAIAEIGTPAILKTTRLGYDGKGQARIMAPEDAPEALAAMAGAEAVLEGFIDFSMEISVIAARGTTGEVACFDPGQNVHKNGILHTTTVPAQIPDSLRMDAVLMAAKILNALDYVGVMGVELFVTKGGLIVNEIAPRVHNSGHWTQAGCAVDQFEQHIRAIAGWPLGDGARYADVEMLNLIGDDVLRVPEFAKTPRTQIHLYGKAEAKPGRKMGHVNRLI; encoded by the coding sequence ATGACCGACATCTCGTTGCAACCCGGAGCCATGATCGGCATTCTGGGCGGCGGACAACTGGGACGCATGCTCTCGGTTGCGGCCTCGCGTCTGGGCTTCAAGACCCATATCTTCGAACCCGGCGCCAATCCGCCCGCAGCCGATGTGGCACATCAGGTGACCACAGCGTCCTATGAGGATGCCGAGGCCCTGCGCGCCTTCGCCCGTTCGGTGGACGTGATCACCTATGAGTTCGAGAACATCCCCACCTCGGCGCTGGATATCCTCGAGGCCATCCGCCCGCTGCATCCCAACCGGCGCGCCCTGGCGACCTCGCAGGACCGGATTATCGAGAAGAGCTTCTTGGGTGAGATCGGGCTGAAGACCGCGCCGTGGGCCAAGGTCACCGATACGGTCAGCCTCGACGCGGCGATTGCCGAGATCGGCACGCCCGCAATCCTGAAAACCACCCGTCTGGGCTATGACGGAAAGGGTCAGGCGCGGATCATGGCGCCCGAAGATGCCCCCGAGGCGCTGGCCGCGATGGCAGGGGCCGAGGCGGTTCTGGAAGGGTTCATCGACTTCTCGATGGAGATTTCGGTGATTGCCGCGCGTGGCACCACCGGTGAGGTCGCCTGTTTCGACCCCGGTCAGAATGTTCATAAGAACGGCATTCTGCACACCACCACCGTGCCGGCGCAAATCCCTGACAGCCTGCGCATGGATGCCGTTCTGATGGCGGCAAAGATCCTGAATGCGCTGGACTATGTCGGCGTGATGGGGGTCGAGCTGTTTGTCACCAAGGGGGGGCTGATCGTCAACGAGATCGCGCCGCGTGTGCATAATTCGGGCCACTGGACGCAGGCGGGCTGTGCCGTCGACCAGTTCGAACAACATATCCGCGCGATCGCGGGCTGGCCCTTGGGCGATGGCGCGCGCTATGCCGATGTCGAGATGCTCAACCTGATCGGCGATGATGTGCTGCGCGTGCCCGAATTTGCCAAGACCCCGCGCACGCAGATCCATCTTTACGGCAAGGCCGAGGCCAAGCCGGGCCGCAAGATGGGCCATGTAAACAGGCTGATATGA
- a CDS encoding alpha/beta hydrolase yields MIDDRRGVQIASELLGGGERPALAIHCMLGNARAWEPSFALLEDRMTARVFDLPGHGRSGEWAAEEAAGAFERLVTQIAASFIDRPLDLIGHSFGSSVALRLAVAAPEAIRSLTLIEPILFAAIEGTPEYDAVAKDQKHLMQLLAAGKREEAARAFLAQWGSGVPWEALPEHQRARFMEQMPILANTTTANFADPGQILRADGIEAIDAPVLLIHGDQTHPSVPLVCAELAVRMQNVGTATVPGAGHMLPLTHFESLADLIGVNLDRS; encoded by the coding sequence ATGATCGATGACCGCAGGGGCGTCCAGATCGCCTCGGAATTGCTCGGGGGCGGCGAACGCCCGGCTTTGGCGATCCATTGCATGCTGGGCAATGCCCGCGCATGGGAGCCGTCCTTCGCGCTGCTGGAAGACCGGATGACCGCGCGGGTCTTCGACCTGCCGGGGCACGGGCGGTCGGGCGAATGGGCCGCAGAAGAGGCCGCCGGTGCCTTCGAGAGGCTGGTGACACAGATTGCGGCCAGTTTCATCGACCGCCCGCTTGATCTGATCGGGCATAGCTTCGGCTCCAGCGTGGCGCTGCGGCTGGCGGTTGCGGCCCCCGAGGCCATCCGCAGTCTGACGCTGATCGAGCCCATTCTTTTTGCCGCCATCGAAGGCACGCCGGAATATGATGCGGTGGCCAAGGACCAGAAACATCTGATGCAGCTTCTGGCTGCAGGAAAGCGCGAAGAGGCGGCACGGGCCTTTCTGGCGCAATGGGGCAGCGGTGTGCCTTGGGAGGCTCTGCCAGAGCATCAACGCGCGCGCTTCATGGAGCAGATGCCCATTCTGGCCAATACGACCACAGCAAATTTCGCCGATCCCGGGCAGATCCTGCGGGCGGACGGGATCGAGGCGATTGACGCGCCGGTCCTGCTGATCCACGGCGACCAGACCCACCCTTCGGTGCCGCTGGTCTGTGCCGAACTGGCGGTGCGGATGCAGAATGTCGGGACGGCGACGGTGCCGGGGGCAGGGCATATGCTGCCGCTGACGCATTTTGAAAGTCTGGCCGATCTGATCGGCGTCAATCTCGACCGCTCCTGA
- a CDS encoding 2-hydroxychromene-2-carboxylate isomerase, whose amino-acid sequence MSHIDYYFSVFSPYTYFAGLRLEEIATRHGAQVTYRPLDLMALFDRTGGTRPADRHPSRMQYRNQEVTRWSQKLGLPMPNISVPVPNAAPASYAIIAAQKAGGGDLGGLVHAIARARWAEGRDIAEEGLIRAALEANGFDGNLVTTGLFDGAIAYEKNLEDAVAAGVFGSPFYIVTDTDQRFFGQDRLAFLDSYLGTCA is encoded by the coding sequence ATGTCACATATTGATTACTACTTCTCGGTTTTTTCGCCTTATACCTATTTCGCGGGGCTGCGTCTTGAAGAGATTGCAACCCGTCACGGGGCGCAGGTGACCTATCGGCCGCTGGACCTGATGGCGCTGTTCGATCGCACGGGGGGCACCCGTCCGGCGGACCGCCATCCGTCGCGGATGCAATATCGCAATCAGGAGGTCACGCGCTGGTCGCAGAAACTGGGGCTGCCGATGCCCAATATCTCGGTGCCCGTGCCCAATGCCGCCCCCGCCTCTTATGCGATCATCGCGGCCCAGAAGGCCGGTGGCGGCGATCTGGGGGGGCTGGTCCATGCCATTGCCCGCGCCCGTTGGGCCGAAGGGCGCGACATCGCCGAGGAAGGGCTGATCCGCGCGGCGCTGGAGGCCAATGGTTTTGACGGCAATCTGGTGACGACGGGGTTGTTTGACGGGGCGATTGCCTACGAGAAAAACCTTGAAGACGCGGTGGCCGCAGGGGTCTTCGGCTCGCCCTTCTATATCGTGACCGACACCGACCAGCGCTTCTTCGGGCAGGACCGGCTGGCGTTTCTCGACAGCTATCTGGGGACATGTGCATGA
- a CDS encoding ribose-phosphate pyrophosphokinase encodes MSAMTEPKLIAGNANRPLAEAIARRMSMHRGMSVGLVDARVERFNDQEIFVEVYENVRGEDMYVIQPTSNPANDNLMELLIMADALKRSSADRITAVIPYFGYARQDRRTKARTPISAKLVANLLTEAGVNRILTLDLHATQIQGFFDIPVDNLYASPVFSLDIMHHFKGDMDDVMVISPDVGGVARAREIAKRIGAPLAIVDKRREKAGEVAGMTVIGDVTGKKCIIVDDICDTAGTLCKAAEVLMEAGAVEVHAYITHGVLSGPAVERVSKSVMKSLVITDSIQATEAVKKCPNIRIVPTAPMFAQAILNTWSGTSVSSLFETETIKPIYEGMYSQS; translated from the coding sequence ATGTCCGCCATGACTGAACCCAAACTGATCGCCGGCAATGCCAACCGCCCGTTGGCCGAGGCCATTGCCCGCCGGATGTCGATGCATCGCGGAATGTCCGTGGGCCTCGTCGATGCCCGCGTCGAGCGGTTCAACGATCAGGAAATCTTCGTCGAAGTCTACGAGAACGTTCGTGGCGAAGACATGTATGTCATCCAGCCCACCTCCAATCCGGCCAATGACAACCTGATGGAACTGCTGATCATGGCCGATGCGCTCAAACGCTCCTCGGCGGATCGTATCACCGCCGTGATCCCCTATTTCGGCTATGCCCGCCAGGACCGCCGCACCAAGGCCCGTACCCCGATCTCGGCCAAGCTGGTGGCGAACCTGCTGACCGAAGCCGGTGTGAACCGCATTCTGACGCTGGATCTGCATGCGACGCAGATTCAGGGCTTCTTCGATATTCCGGTGGATAACCTCTATGCCTCGCCGGTCTTCTCGCTCGATATCATGCACCACTTCAAAGGCGATATGGATGATGTCATGGTCATCTCCCCCGATGTCGGCGGTGTGGCCCGTGCCCGCGAGATCGCCAAGCGCATCGGTGCGCCGCTGGCCATCGTCGACAAACGCCGCGAGAAAGCGGGCGAAGTGGCCGGCATGACCGTGATCGGGGATGTGACCGGCAAGAAATGTATCATCGTCGATGACATCTGCGATACCGCAGGCACGCTGTGCAAAGCCGCCGAAGTGCTGATGGAAGCGGGCGCTGTCGAGGTTCATGCCTATATCACCCACGGTGTCCTGTCGGGCCCCGCTGTCGAGCGCGTGTCGAAATCGGTCATGAAATCGCTGGTGATCACCGACTCGATCCAAGCGACCGAAGCCGTGAAGAAATGCCCCAATATCCGCATCGTGCCGACCGCGCCGATGTTTGCCCAAGCCATCCTGAACACATGGTCGGGCACCTCGGTCTCGTCGCTGTTTGAAACCGAAACCATCAAGCCGATCTACGAAGGCATGTATAGCCAGTCGTAA
- a CDS encoding DMT family transporter codes for MRLFLTTCLVMIAFAANSVLNRMAVFGAGWDPALVGVLRLGAGAVVLCLLSGIRLRHPPPPAMLALGVATLFLYIWGFSRASGRLDAGVGALTLFGTVQITMFGAAVFRKTHIPPLRWLGAGMALAGLAVLLWPQGDLRIDMTGLAWMMAAGMGWGLYSLNGAKARDALTATAFNFALATPLALLWWLGAGSPMAGASYGLWATLASGAITSGLGYALWYRVLPQIPATQAALAQLSVPLIAALGGAVFLAELPGPRFWLAGALVLGGIGLGLLRR; via the coding sequence ATGCGCCTGTTTCTGACTACCTGCCTTGTGATGATCGCTTTTGCGGCCAATTCGGTGCTGAACCGGATGGCCGTGTTCGGGGCGGGCTGGGATCCGGCGCTTGTCGGGGTGCTACGGCTTGGGGCGGGGGCGGTGGTGCTATGCCTGCTCAGCGGGATACGCCTGCGCCATCCGCCCCCGCCTGCCATGCTGGCTTTGGGTGTGGCGACCCTGTTTCTGTATATCTGGGGCTTTTCACGCGCCTCCGGACGGCTGGATGCCGGTGTGGGCGCGCTGACGCTGTTCGGCACCGTGCAGATCACCATGTTCGGGGCCGCGGTCTTCCGCAAGACACACATCCCCCCGTTACGCTGGTTGGGGGCAGGCATGGCGCTCGCGGGGCTGGCGGTTCTGCTGTGGCCGCAAGGAGATCTGCGTATCGACATGACCGGACTGGCATGGATGATGGCGGCAGGCATGGGCTGGGGGCTGTATTCGCTGAACGGGGCAAAGGCACGCGATGCGCTGACGGCCACGGCGTTCAACTTCGCCCTTGCCACGCCTCTTGCGCTGCTCTGGTGGCTCGGGGCCGGCAGCCCGATGGCGGGGGCCTCCTACGGGCTTTGGGCCACACTGGCGTCGGGGGCGATAACATCGGGCTTAGGCTATGCGCTGTGGTATCGGGTGCTGCCGCAGATCCCCGCGACGCAGGCGGCTCTCGCGCAGTTGAGCGTGCCGCTGATCGCCGCATTGGGCGGCGCGGTGTTTCTGGCCGAACTGCCCGGCCCGCGCTTCTGGCTAGCGGGAGCCCTCGTGCTGGGCGGAATCGGGCTCGGCCTCCTGCGGCGCTAG
- a CDS encoding low specificity L-threonine aldolase: MNFGSDNTSAVAPRIMEAIQAANEGHARPYGGDALTPVVEARIRDIFEAPEARVFLVTSGTAANALSCALLTRPWEAIFCHRNAHIEEDECGAPEFFTDGAKLVLVEGEDAKMEPQALRDKIRHTGAAIHNIKRGMVSITNATEFGTVYTVDEVKALCDVAREFDLPVHMDGARFANAVVRLGCSPADLTWKAGVDVLSFGGTKNGCMGVEAVVVFDPARAQEFEIRRKRSGQLMSKHRYLAAQMMAYLYGDLWLLLARQANAMARKLADGLASLPEVRMLHPTQANAVFVAMPRHLHQKLHDHGAYYYFWPFDQDLEGDAEEVLSARLVCSWSTTTPEIETFLGLLGWVAPARSLPEAPRSLAPQEAEPDSAQHEGSR, encoded by the coding sequence ATGAATTTCGGCTCTGACAACACTTCGGCGGTGGCTCCTCGCATTATGGAGGCCATTCAGGCCGCCAATGAAGGCCATGCGCGCCCCTATGGCGGCGATGCCCTGACGCCGGTTGTCGAAGCCCGTATCCGCGATATTTTCGAGGCCCCCGAGGCGCGTGTTTTTCTGGTGACCTCCGGCACGGCGGCCAATGCCCTGTCCTGCGCGCTTCTGACCCGACCGTGGGAGGCGATTTTCTGCCATCGCAACGCCCATATCGAGGAAGACGAATGCGGCGCGCCGGAATTTTTCACCGATGGGGCCAAGCTGGTTCTGGTGGAGGGCGAAGATGCCAAGATGGAACCGCAGGCGCTTCGGGACAAGATCCGCCATACGGGGGCGGCAATCCATAATATCAAGCGCGGTATGGTCTCGATCACCAATGCGACCGAATTCGGCACTGTTTACACGGTGGACGAGGTCAAGGCGCTGTGTGATGTGGCCCGCGAATTCGATCTGCCGGTGCATATGGATGGGGCGCGCTTTGCCAATGCGGTGGTGCGTCTGGGCTGTAGCCCTGCTGATCTGACATGGAAGGCGGGGGTGGATGTGCTCTCGTTCGGTGGTACCAAGAATGGCTGTATGGGGGTCGAGGCGGTGGTGGTTTTCGATCCCGCCCGGGCGCAGGAATTCGAGATCCGGCGCAAGCGTTCGGGGCAGTTGATGTCCAAACACCGCTATCTGGCGGCGCAGATGATGGCCTATCTTTACGGCGATCTGTGGCTGTTGCTGGCACGTCAGGCCAACGCAATGGCGCGCAAGCTGGCGGATGGTCTGGCAAGCCTGCCCGAGGTGCGGATGCTGCATCCCACGCAGGCCAATGCGGTTTTTGTGGCCATGCCGCGCCATTTGCACCAGAAGCTCCACGATCACGGTGCCTATTACTATTTCTGGCCCTTCGATCAGGATCTGGAAGGCGATGCGGAAGAGGTGCTTTCGGCGCGGCTGGTATGTTCGTGGTCGACCACGACGCCCGAGATCGAGACCTTTCTGGGGCTTCTGGGCTGGGTTGCGCCTGCCAGATCGCTGCCCGAAGCGCCGCGCAGCCTAGCGCCGCAGGAGGCCGAGCCCGATTCCGCCCAGCACGAGGGCTCCCGCTAG
- a CDS encoding YcgN family cysteine cluster protein — MSKLRKKFWELPLGDLNASEWEALCDGCGKCCLNKLEFVDTNEVEFTRVACRLLDGQTCRCAQYEIRHHFVPECVRLTPESIEQIAYWMPRTCAYRLRFEDKPLESWHYLLSGSKETVHEAGQSVRGWTVPEYEVPEEDWEDYVIEDLS, encoded by the coding sequence ATGTCCAAGCTACGCAAGAAATTCTGGGAACTGCCGCTCGGGGATCTGAATGCCTCGGAATGGGAGGCGCTGTGCGACGGGTGCGGCAAGTGCTGCCTCAACAAGCTGGAATTCGTTGATACCAACGAAGTCGAGTTTACCCGTGTTGCCTGCCGTCTGCTGGATGGGCAGACCTGCCGCTGTGCGCAATACGAGATCCGGCACCATTTCGTGCCCGAATGCGTGCGTCTGACACCGGAGTCGATCGAGCAGATCGCCTACTGGATGCCGCGCACCTGCGCCTATCGGTTGCGGTTTGAAGACAAGCCGCTGGAAAGCTGGCACTATCTTCTTTCCGGATCGAAAGAGACGGTGCATGAGGCGGGCCAGTCCGTGCGTGGCTGGACCGTGCCGGAATACGAGGTGCCGGAAGAAGACTGGGAAGATTATGTGATCGAGGATCTTTCATGA
- a CDS encoding bifunctional riboflavin kinase/FAD synthetase has translation MRVYDHWQIPPEARGASIAMGNFDGVHLGHRSVIDLARRDGVPLGVVTFEPHPREFFRPEDPPFRLMNAEARRNRLEKLGVDSLYALPFDAQLASMEPEPFARDVLAEGLGVSNVTVGRDFRFGRKRAGGVEELALFGQRFGFDVTVAPLLEVEGVHVSSTAIRNALSEGQPELAAAMLGHLHRIEGAVIHGEKRGRELGFPTANMSVDGLHLPKLGVYAVKVDVMTGPQKGSYMGAASLGVRPMFGVNTPNLETYLLDFKGDLYGQHLSIALVEYLRPELAFTGIPDLITQMDRDVERTREILTA, from the coding sequence CACTGGCAGATTCCTCCGGAGGCGCGCGGCGCCTCCATTGCCATGGGCAATTTCGATGGTGTGCATCTGGGGCACCGCTCTGTGATCGATCTGGCGCGTCGTGACGGCGTGCCTTTGGGGGTTGTGACGTTCGAACCCCACCCGCGCGAGTTTTTCCGCCCCGAAGATCCGCCTTTCCGTCTGATGAATGCCGAAGCCCGCCGCAACCGGCTGGAAAAGCTGGGCGTCGACAGTCTTTATGCGCTTCCGTTCGATGCGCAGCTGGCGTCGATGGAGCCGGAACCCTTTGCCCGCGATGTGCTGGCAGAGGGGCTTGGCGTGTCCAATGTGACGGTCGGGCGCGATTTCCGCTTTGGCCGCAAGCGGGCAGGCGGGGTAGAGGAGCTGGCGCTCTTTGGCCAGAGATTCGGGTTTGACGTGACTGTGGCGCCGCTTCTGGAAGTGGAGGGGGTGCATGTGTCCTCCACCGCGATCCGCAATGCGCTGTCCGAGGGCCAGCCGGAACTCGCAGCCGCCATGCTGGGCCACCTGCACCGGATCGAAGGGGCGGTCATTCATGGCGAGAAACGCGGGCGCGAGTTGGGCTTTCCCACGGCCAATATGTCGGTGGACGGGCTGCATCTGCCGAAACTCGGCGTCTATGCGGTGAAGGTCGATGTGATGACCGGTCCGCAGAAGGGCAGCTATATGGGCGCGGCCAGCCTTGGGGTGCGACCGATGTTCGGGGTCAATACGCCCAATCTTGAAACCTATCTGCTGGATTTCAAGGGCGATCTTTACGGCCAGCATCTATCGATCGCGCTGGTCGAGTATCTGCGCCCCGAACTGGCCTTTACCGGCATCCCCGACCTGATCACGCAGATGGATCGTGATGTCGAACGCACCCGCGAGATCTTGACCGCCTGA